The following proteins are co-located in the Mesorhizobium sp. M1E.F.Ca.ET.045.02.1.1 genome:
- a CDS encoding superoxide dismutase translates to MAFELPALPYDYEALQPYMSKETLEYHHDKHHKAYVDNGNKLAAEAGMGDLSVEEVVKQSFGKNAGLFNNAAQHYNHIHFWKWMKKGGGGNKLPGALQKAVDSDLGGYDKFKADFVAAGTTQFGSGWAWLSVKDGKLAISKTPNGENPLVHGASPILGVDVWEHSYYIDYRNARPKYLEAFVDSLINWDYVLELYEKAKG, encoded by the coding sequence ATGGCTTTTGAGTTGCCCGCTTTGCCTTACGACTATGAGGCGCTGCAGCCCTACATGTCGAAGGAGACGCTGGAGTATCACCACGACAAGCACCACAAGGCCTATGTCGACAACGGCAACAAGCTGGCCGCCGAGGCTGGAATGGGCGACCTGTCGGTTGAAGAGGTCGTGAAGCAGTCCTTCGGCAAGAATGCCGGGCTCTTCAACAACGCCGCCCAGCACTACAACCACATCCACTTCTGGAAATGGATGAAGAAGGGCGGCGGCGGCAACAAGCTGCCGGGCGCGCTGCAGAAGGCCGTCGACAGCGATCTCGGCGGCTACGACAAGTTCAAGGCGGATTTCGTCGCCGCCGGCACCACCCAGTTCGGCTCCGGCTGGGCATGGCTCTCGGTCAAGGATGGCAAGCTCGCGATCTCGAAGACACCCAATGGCGAGAACCCGCTGGTCCATGGCGCTTCGCCGATCCTCGGCGTCGACGTGTGGGAACACTCCTATTACATCGACTACCGCAACGCGCGGCCGAAATACCTCGAAGCCTTCGTCGATAGCCTCATCAACTGGGATTATGTCCTGGAGCTTTATGAGAAGGCTAAAGGCTGA
- a CDS encoding branched-chain amino acid aminotransferase has translation MTLAAAAQSATWTYVDGDWYEGNVAILGPRSHAMWLGTSVFDGARWFEGVAPDLDRHAARVNASAIALGLKPSMSADEIVGLAWDGLKKFDGKTAVYIRPMYWAEHGGYMGVPADPASTRFCLCLYESPMIPPSGFSIGVSPFRRPTIETMPTNAKAGCLYPNGRAILEAKNRGFDNALVLDMLGNVAETGTSNIFLVKDGHVMTPAANGTFLSGITRSRTINLLGDYGFRTTEKTLTIRDFLEADEIFSTGNHSKVVPITRIEDRDLQPGPVAKKARELYWDWAHSTPAA, from the coding sequence ATGACACTGGCGGCGGCGGCGCAGTCCGCGACATGGACCTATGTGGACGGCGACTGGTACGAGGGCAACGTCGCCATTCTCGGACCGCGCAGCCACGCCATGTGGCTGGGCACCAGCGTCTTTGACGGCGCCCGCTGGTTCGAAGGCGTGGCGCCAGATCTCGACCGTCATGCCGCGCGCGTCAACGCCTCGGCGATCGCGCTCGGCCTGAAGCCATCCATGAGCGCCGATGAGATCGTCGGGCTGGCCTGGGACGGCCTGAAGAAATTCGACGGCAAGACCGCCGTCTATATCAGGCCGATGTACTGGGCCGAGCATGGCGGCTATATGGGCGTGCCGGCCGATCCGGCCTCGACCCGCTTCTGTCTCTGCCTCTATGAATCGCCGATGATCCCGCCTTCCGGCTTTTCGATCGGCGTCTCGCCGTTCCGGCGGCCGACCATCGAGACCATGCCGACCAACGCCAAGGCCGGCTGCCTCTATCCCAACGGTCGCGCCATCCTCGAGGCCAAGAATCGCGGCTTCGACAATGCGCTGGTGCTCGACATGCTGGGCAACGTCGCCGAGACCGGCACCTCCAACATCTTCCTGGTCAAGGACGGCCATGTGATGACGCCGGCTGCGAACGGCACGTTCCTGTCCGGCATCACCCGCTCGCGCACGATCAACCTGCTCGGCGACTACGGCTTCAGGACCACCGAAAAGACGCTCACGATCCGCGATTTCCTCGAAGCGGACGAGATATTCTCGACCGGCAACCATTCGAAGGTGGTGCCGATCACCCGCATCGAGGACCGCGATCTCCAGCCCGGACCGGTGGCCAAGAAGGCGCGCGAGCTCTATTGGGATTGGGCGCATTCGACTCCCGCCGCCTGA
- a CDS encoding haloacid dehalogenase type II: MHHAAYVFDAYGTLFDVHAAVRRHAGEIGPDGQLLSEIWRAKQLEYSWVRTLMGAYADFWQLTEQALDFAFKKVPSADPALRARLLEAYWRLDCYPEVPAVLKALKASGAKLAILSNGSPEMLQAAVKSAALDQILDDVFSVDEIKRFKTDPSVYDMVVTGWRLYPEAVSFQSSNRWDVAGATKFGFRTVWINRTNQPDEYRDFPPGLILPSLEGLLTDA, encoded by the coding sequence ATGCACCATGCGGCCTATGTCTTCGACGCCTATGGCACGTTGTTCGACGTGCATGCGGCCGTGCGCCGCCATGCCGGCGAGATCGGTCCGGACGGCCAGCTTCTCTCCGAAATCTGGCGCGCCAAGCAGCTCGAATATTCCTGGGTGCGGACGCTGATGGGCGCCTACGCCGATTTCTGGCAACTGACCGAGCAGGCGCTGGACTTCGCGTTCAAGAAGGTGCCTTCGGCCGATCCGGCGCTAAGAGCCAGGCTGCTGGAAGCGTATTGGCGGCTCGACTGCTACCCGGAAGTGCCGGCGGTGCTGAAGGCGCTCAAGGCATCGGGCGCGAAGCTTGCGATCCTCTCCAACGGCTCGCCGGAAATGCTGCAGGCGGCGGTGAAATCCGCCGCCCTCGACCAGATCCTCGACGACGTCTTCTCGGTCGATGAGATCAAGCGCTTCAAGACCGACCCGTCGGTCTACGACATGGTGGTCACGGGCTGGCGGCTCTATCCGGAGGCGGTGTCGTTCCAATCCTCCAACCGCTGGGACGTCGCCGGCGCCACCAAGTTCGGCTTCCGCACCGTCTGGATCAACCGAACCAACCAGCCGGACGAATACCGGGACTTTCCGCCGGGGCTGATCCTGCCCTCGCTCGAGGGCCTGCTGACAGACGCCTGA
- a CDS encoding L,D-transpeptidase codes for MSDASFRISRRGFLNLTALGAASAAVSACTTTGPGPEPVQPPPPAYVEPPLGDYETMYGPISDNGFDLPAIPVNKIDHKFLRQIVPDPTGQRPGTIVVDTTNHFLYLVREGGQAIRYGVGLGRAGFEWSGDAVVQWKQKWPKWTPPDEMVARQPELTQFSAKNGGMPGGLKNPLGARALYLFQGSQDTLYRLHGSPEWWSIGKSVSSGCVRLINQDIIDLYDRVPNKSPVVVTADIGEPVSDLPERRAIPIDNGVPTGSILLGPVKRITNEIF; via the coding sequence ATGTCAGACGCTTCCTTCCGCATCAGCCGCCGTGGCTTCCTCAATCTCACAGCCCTCGGCGCTGCTTCGGCCGCGGTTTCCGCCTGCACCACCACCGGTCCGGGCCCCGAACCCGTCCAGCCGCCACCGCCCGCCTATGTGGAGCCGCCGCTCGGCGACTACGAGACGATGTATGGGCCGATATCCGACAACGGCTTCGACCTGCCGGCCATCCCGGTAAACAAGATCGATCACAAATTCCTGCGCCAGATCGTTCCCGACCCGACCGGACAGCGGCCAGGCACGATTGTCGTCGATACGACGAACCACTTCCTCTACCTGGTGCGCGAGGGCGGCCAGGCGATCCGCTACGGCGTCGGCCTCGGCCGCGCCGGCTTCGAGTGGTCGGGCGACGCCGTGGTGCAGTGGAAGCAGAAGTGGCCGAAATGGACGCCGCCGGACGAGATGGTCGCCCGCCAGCCGGAACTGACGCAGTTCAGCGCCAAGAATGGCGGCATGCCCGGCGGCTTGAAGAACCCGCTCGGCGCTCGCGCGCTCTATTTGTTCCAGGGCAGCCAGGACACGCTCTACCGCCTGCACGGCTCGCCGGAATGGTGGTCGATCGGCAAATCGGTCTCGTCGGGCTGCGTGCGCCTGATCAACCAGGACATCATCGACCTCTACGACCGCGTGCCGAACAAGAGCCCGGTCGTCGTGACGGCCGATATCGGCGAGCCTGTGTCAGACTTGCCTGAGCGCAGGGCGATCCCGATCGACAACGGCGTGCCGACAGGTTCGATCCTGCTCGGGCCCGTAAAGCGGATCACCAACGAGATCTTCTGA
- a CDS encoding carbon monoxide dehydrogenase subunit G, which translates to MDMNGQERIEAPVETVWRALNDPETLKLCIPGCEALEKQSDTNMTATVVLKIGPIKARFDGEVELSNLDPPRAYTISGEGKGGIAGFAKGHADVSLAEDGPGVTMLSYVVKADVGGRIAQLGGRLIDSTARKLAGQFFTNLGERLAVQPVQA; encoded by the coding sequence TGAACGGGCAGGAGCGAATTGAGGCCCCCGTCGAGACGGTCTGGCGGGCACTTAATGACCCCGAGACGCTCAAGCTATGCATCCCAGGCTGCGAGGCACTGGAAAAGCAGTCGGACACCAATATGACCGCGACGGTCGTGCTGAAGATAGGGCCGATCAAGGCCCGCTTCGATGGCGAGGTCGAATTGAGCAATCTCGACCCGCCGCGCGCCTATACGATCAGCGGGGAAGGGAAAGGCGGTATCGCCGGTTTCGCCAAGGGCCACGCCGACGTATCCCTGGCCGAAGACGGGCCGGGTGTCACGATGCTGTCCTATGTGGTCAAGGCCGATGTCGGAGGCAGGATCGCACAGCTCGGCGGACGCCTGATCGATTCCACCGCCCGCAAGCTCGCGGGGCAGTTCTTCACCAATCTGGGCGAGCGCCTGGCCGTGCAACCCGTCCAGGCATGA